ACAAAGATGATTCTACTTTTTGGCCCACCCGGTGCTGGCAAGAGTATGCAGGGGCAACTACTGGCTGCCCACAATAACTGGCGATGGCTATCCGTCGGCCAGCTTCTGAGAGATGCTCACGACAAGGAGGCCAACGTCCAGATGCAAGAAGGCAAGGGCGTCGACTACAAGACTGTCTACCGGATTTTGATCGAGGCGCTTAACAAATCAAAGAGCGTTGAGCATGTTATTATTGATGGCTTTCCAAGAGATCTTGAACAGGCTGAATGGCTACTGGCTGCATTGCCTGACCACAATCGATCGATTCAGGCTGCCATCATTCTGAATGTGCCACTCGAGGAATCACAGCGCCGCTTAAAAGTTCGCGGTCGCTTTGATGACGAGCGCGATGTCGTCGAGAAGCGTTACTATGAATTTGAGGGTAGAAACGGCAGTATCATCGACTATCTCAAGTCTCGGCACGTACCAGTTGTCGAAATAAACGGTTCTGGTAGCCCTGAAGAGGTCCATCACGTAATCAACGAAGAACTGAAGCGATGTATGCAAAAGCAATGAATGCCCACGAGGCTGAGCTGATGCGAAAGAGTGGGCAGATTCTGGCCCGCGTCTTTAGCGAGATTCGTGACTTTGTTGAGCCGGGTTGTACCGGTCATGACATCTCCGACCTTGTTCGCCGTGAGACGAAGGCACTTGGTGGCAAGACGGTCTTACTTGGTTACGAAGGCTTCCCTGATGTTATTTGCATCTCGATCAACGATGCTATTGTTCACGGTATCCCTGATGATAACCCCTTTAAGAAAGGTGATCTTGTCGGTTTTGACTACTGCGTCGGCTATGATGGGTTTATTACTGACAGTGCTTTTACAATGGCGGTCGGTGGTGAATCCACTGGTAAGGCCATGAAGCTACTCGAGATGACCGAAAAGTCGCTTTATGCTGGCATCGCTGCCGTCAAAGACGGCGCTCATATTGGTGATATCTCAGCCGCTATTCAAGCTGTGCTAGATAAAGATGGTTATGGAATTGTTCGAGATTTAGGGGGCCATGGAGTCGGCCATTATGTCCATGAAGACCCGTTTATTCCGAACTATGGCGATGCTGGAACTGGCGACATTCTTAAGGAGGGTATGACCATTGCAATCGAGCCAATGGCGACACTTGGCACTCATAAAGTCTTTCTGGATCGTGACCAGTGGACCTTTCGCACTAGAGATGGAAGCTTGGCTGCTCAGTTTGAACACACCGTCTTAGTGACAAAAAAGGGTTCAGAAATTCTGACTAAGACCTAGACTCGGGCTCCCTTGCCACGACGTCAACCTAAGCGCTATACTTTAGCATATGCAAGAATCAGGGCGCTATGCCGTTGGATTAGATATAGGTACAACGACGGTTCGTTGTGCTGTTGGGCTTGTTGAGCCAAGTAACCCAACCCCAAACGTCATAGCTATTGGGGTGGCGCCTGGTGCTGGTATGCGGAAAGGTATGGTCAACAACATTGTCAGTGTTGCCCAGGCCATAGACGCCGCTCTCGAAGCTTCTGAACGTATGTCGGGTTATGAGATACATTCGGCTACGGTGAGTGTCAACGGTTCTCACGTTGTAGCTATGAACTCAAAAGGTATGGTTACCGTCGGTGTCCAGAACCACGAGATCAACGAGCAAGACCTTCGACGAGCCGAAGACGCAGCCGCTATTGTTCAGCTACCACCTAACCGAGAAATCTTACAAGTTAGTCCTCGCTCATATCGGTTAGACGGACAAGAGAATATCAAAGATCCGATCGGCATGAGCGGTGTTCGCCTTGAAGTCGATGCCCACGTCATTACCGCCCTTTCGCCGCACATCAAGAATCTCCAAAAAGCGATGGAGATGACCCATACTCAGGTTAACCACATGGTTATGCCGGCCCTGGCAGCTTCTCATACGGTTCTCTCGGAGAAACTTGTCGAGAATGGGGTCGCCCTCATTGACATCGGCGGAGCAACAACCAATGTAGCTGTCTTCGAAGAAGGTGAGCTGCAACACGTAGCTATTCTGCCTCTCGGGGGTATGAACATTACGAATGATCTTGCCATTGGCC
This region of Candidatus Saccharimonadales bacterium genomic DNA includes:
- the map gene encoding type I methionyl aminopeptidase is translated as MNAHEAELMRKSGQILARVFSEIRDFVEPGCTGHDISDLVRRETKALGGKTVLLGYEGFPDVICISINDAIVHGIPDDNPFKKGDLVGFDYCVGYDGFITDSAFTMAVGGESTGKAMKLLEMTEKSLYAGIAAVKDGAHIGDISAAIQAVLDKDGYGIVRDLGGHGVGHYVHEDPFIPNYGDAGTGDILKEGMTIAIEPMATLGTHKVFLDRDQWTFRTRDGSLAAQFEHTVLVTKKGSEILTKT
- a CDS encoding nucleoside monophosphate kinase — protein: MILLFGPPGAGKSMQGQLLAAHNNWRWLSVGQLLRDAHDKEANVQMQEGKGVDYKTVYRILIEALNKSKSVEHVIIDGFPRDLEQAEWLLAALPDHNRSIQAAIILNVPLEESQRRLKVRGRFDDERDVVEKRYYEFEGRNGSIIDYLKSRHVPVVEINGSGSPEEVHHVINEELKRCMQKQ
- the ftsA gene encoding cell division protein FtsA, whose protein sequence is MQESGRYAVGLDIGTTTVRCAVGLVEPSNPTPNVIAIGVAPGAGMRKGMVNNIVSVAQAIDAALEASERMSGYEIHSATVSVNGSHVVAMNSKGMVTVGVQNHEINEQDLRRAEDAAAIVQLPPNREILQVSPRSYRLDGQENIKDPIGMSGVRLEVDAHVITALSPHIKNLQKAMEMTHTQVNHMVMPALAASHTVLSEKLVENGVALIDIGGATTNVAVFEEGELQHVAILPLGGMNITNDLAIGLKTDLDIAEKLKLQLHEDGKSKMTTIKYQKEQHSFDTEEIEEIIEARLDEIFEMVDKELKRINRSGKLPGGIVLVGGSAHLKGIVEQAKASLNLPARIGIPQNISGLVDKVSTPEFATAVGLMLEDLQGPQNALKGPGGGFNFSLTSDRANKLFKNVKGVLGKFKS